The following coding sequences are from one Prionailurus viverrinus isolate Anna chromosome D2, UM_Priviv_1.0, whole genome shotgun sequence window:
- the LOC125147632 gene encoding basic proline-rich protein-like: protein MDPFPGAKTRSPRERRCQRVTSGGGACAIYGSGRPSPRPSPPPPPPPPPRSLTDCLTAPRAGPSPASPASPAATERHRAPPPPPPAALRGSSRPPAAREVPPDLPGASLSKSRADAAGARVLPSVPPGPGERAARSFPTWFRGIGRATGHGQRVGPAAELLPRGLGTQAHYPPKGRLQDQEELPGARRAPRGRAGRGLTFVGNPAGRDGDADRSGPRAQRDLHGWPLRRRRLSAAASSSSEGRAGRYDLAASAPRPSPATLLALQCPVARPPRASKPLRSRGLHCCVVQGQESERRAGARLKSHPETWAKSGSQGAKPGAGNKARAVSAAPTPSLARNVRPKCPVPRETADAPRNSLDPLPGNPRALQALNLASSPPHRRPSPAPTRVCAPVPRLGRAAGERGRGLRGGHQACRSQGPRPELTSPRSGQEGRRRTLTPTPTPGPPEPERPPRQRSPAARTLPGRGAKVHCEARPAAPPEVPGSRVPNPAARPRRSPARAPAGQGNAPPRRVARPAQPGPPAPSARPAARQVQLSWPAASGGPQAGAGSPRRGRERTPRAYLRRSFDGRRGAPWPRGGGGASGRPGGCAARRLPTFPPPTLPGEPTGRAASAPVRTRRAAFHRGRRRRGGRGPGGGARRCPQAAPRPAPAAVAPARRPCGGTSGASPGPGAGPPRGSLPQAPEPRSFLQGPKALATPDRRERAKLGEEAPRLRHLSEACRRPWAGPKPSV from the exons ATGGACCCTTTCCCGGGAGCCAAAACTCGAAGCCCCCGGGAGCGGCGCTGTCAGAGGGTGACGTCGGGGGGCGGCGCCTGCGCCATATATGGGAGCGGCCGCCCCTCGCCGCGcccctcgccgccgccgccgccgccgccgccgccgcgctcgcTGACTGACTGCCTGACGGCGCCGCGAGCCGGCCCGAGCCCCGCGAGCCCCGCGAGCCCCGCCGCCACCGAGCGCCaccgcgcgccgccgccgccgcccccggccgCGCTCCGCGGCTCCTCGCGCCCACCCGCAGCCCGGGAAGTTCCC CCAGACCTCCCCGGCGCCAGCCTCTCTAAAAGCCGAGCGGACGCCGCGGGCGCCCGGGTCCTGCCCTCAGTGCCGCCGGGCCCGGGTGAGCGCGCGGCGCGCAGCTTCCCGACCTGGTTTCGAGGAATCGGGAGGGCAACAGGGCACGGGCAGCGCGTGGGCCCGGCGGCCGAGCTCCTGCCGCGGGGACTCGGCACCCAGGCGCACTACCCGCCCAAAGGACGTCTGCAGGACCAGGA GGAGCTCCCGGGGGCCAGACGGGCGCCcaggggccgggccgggcggggccTGACCTTCGTTGGGAACCCCGCGGGCCGAGACGGCGACGCCGACCGCTCAGGGCCCCGCGCTCAACGCGATTTGCACGGGTGGCCCttgcgccgccgccgcctctccgccgccgcctcctcctcctcggaGG GCCGAGCCGGGCGGTACGACCTGGCGGCGTCCGCACCCAGGCCCAGCCCGGCCACCCTGCTGGCCTTGCAGTGCCCAGTGGCCCGGCCGCCACGCGCCTCCAAGCCCCTCCGC TCCCGGGGCCTCCACTGCTGCGTGGTGCAAGGCCAGGAGAGCGAGAGGCGAGCTGGTGCCAGACTCAAGAGTCATCCAGAAACTTGGGCCAAGTCGGGGTCCCAGGGA GCCAAGCCCGGCGCCGGCAACAAGGCCAGGGCAGTGAGCGCCGCGCCCACGCCGTCGCTGGCGAGAAACGTGCGCCCCAAGTGCCCAGTCCCGCGGGAGACAGCGGACGCGCCGCGGAATTCGCTCGACCCTCTCCCTGGAAATCCCAGGGCTCTCCAAG CTTTGAACTTGGCATCCTCGCCGCCGCACCGCCGACCCTCGCCCGCACCCACGCGTGTCTGCGCGCCAGTGCCCCGCCTGGGCCGCGCGGCCGGAGAGCGAGGACGGGGGCTGCGCGGTGGCCACCAGGCCTGCCGCAGCCAG GGCCCTCGGCCCGAGCTCACCTCCCCGCGGTCCGGCCAGGAGGGGCGCAGGCggaccctcacccccacccccacccccggccccccggAGCCCGAGCGGCCGCCCAGGCAGCGCTCGCCCGCCGCCAGAACGCTGCCAGGGCGCGGCGCAAAAGTTCACTGCGAGGCCAGGCCCGCAGCGCCGCCCGAGGTCCCGGGCTCCCGCGTCCCCAACCCCGCCGCGCGCCCCCGCCGCAgccccgcccgcgcccccgcAGGCCAGGGGAACGCACCCCCGCGGCGGGTGGCGCGCCCGGCGCAGCCCGGCCCCCCTGCGCCCAGCGCCCGGCCCGCGGCGCGCCAAGTTCAACTTTCGTGGCCGGCGGCCTCCGGGGGGCCGCAGGCCGGGGCGGGGAGCCCCCGACGGGGCCGCGAGCGGACCCCGCGCGCCTACCTGCGCCGCTCATTCGACGGGCGTCGCGGGGCGCCCTGGCCGCGAGGTGGCGGCGGCGCCAGCGGCCGGCCGGGAGGGTGTGCGGCCCGGCGCCTTCCCAcgttcccacctcccaccctcccGGGAGAGCCCACGGGCCGGGCCGCGAGCGCGCCAGTGCGCACGCGCCGCGCTGCCTTCCACCGCGggaggcggcggcgcggcgggcgggggccgggcggTGGCGCGAGGAGGTGCCCGCAGGCGGCCCCGcggcccgcccccgccgccgtggcccccgcccgccgcccttGCGGAGGGACCTCCGGAGCCTCCCCGGGGCCGGGCGCGGGGCCCCCACGGGGAAGCCTTCCGCAAGCGCCGGAGCCCCGCTCCTTCCTCCAGGGCCCAAAGGCTTTGGCGACCCCTGACCGAAGAGAGCGCGCCAAGCTCGGGGAAGAGGCGCCCCGACTTAGACACCTGTCCGAAGCGTGTCGCAGGCCCTGGGCTGGCCCGAAGCCGTCGGTGTAG